A single genomic interval of Penaeus vannamei isolate JL-2024 chromosome 33, ASM4276789v1, whole genome shotgun sequence harbors:
- the LOC138867905 gene encoding glutamate receptor-like, with protein sequence MAELFPVLMAYLDRCYVWVVPEPRVYGYKLPNGSWEGVIGLVARGEADLSVPLSITTERLAAVDFTEPVFIDEFAIAYKLPSLKSDIRGFIKPFSPVLWLLMLFAAIIVCVSTWFVLRSYAAHGTRLMKDRKRRDSRGDNARERAVERSLLWTMCHLINQPSCVISSPSPAVPWEPTGYAPRILGGLWLLVAFILGVVYRGNLKAMLILPTLELPFNNLQELADSDEVIWSPGSHIAHQLLMAAPPDSLYGSLAKKTFVELNIPAGIQRTYQGKHAVITLMSAIIASSHDTFSKTGNCKIFVLPERFLRTTSMGILTGKGSNLKPKLDKAIKWIKEFGITEQLIRNKFSNGTNCVKPPTSNTGSQGLRALDIVDFFGVFVIYISGILLSGGVFVAEVIVKKMDSRDHRGTGSSSRELRGKPKRDDTLAESARE encoded by the exons ATGGCGGAGCTCTTCCCTGTGCTCATGGCTTACCTCGACCGCTG CTACGTGTGGGTGGTTCCTGAGCCGAGGGTCTACGGCTACAAGCTCCCGAACGGGTCTTGGGAGGGCGTGATCGGTCTCGTTGCACGCGGG GAAGCCGACCTCTCCGTCCCGCTCAGCATCACCACGGAGCGACTCGCGGCCGTCGACTTCACGGAGCCTGTCTTCATCGACGAGTTCGCCATCGCCTACAAGCTGCCGAGCCTCAAGTCCGACATCAGGGGCTTCATCAAGCCCTTTTCGCCCGTC TTGTGGCTCTTGATGCTTTTTGCTGCCATAATCGTCTGTGTCTCGACCTGGTTCGTCCTGCGCTCATACGCTGCCCATGGCACCCGCCT gatgaaagacagaaaacgacGGGATTCAAGGGGAGACAATGCTAGAGAGAGGGCAGTTGAGAGGTCCCTGTTGTGGACTATGTGCCATTTGATCAACCAAC CCTCGTGCGtgatttcctccccctccccagctgtCCCCTGGGAGCCCACAGGGTACGCCCCAAGGATCCTGGGCGGCCTGTGGCTCCTGGTGGCCTTCATCCTGGGCGTGGTGTACCGGGGCAACCTCAAGGCCATGCTCATCCTGCCGACGCTGGAGCTGCCCTTCAACAACCTGCAGGAGCTGGCCGACTCCGACGAGGTCATCTGGTCTCCCGGAAGCCATATAGCCCATCAGTTGCTCATG gCTGCCCCGCCAGACTCCCTCTACGGCTCTCTGGCCAAGAAGACCTTCGTGGAACTGAACATTCCAGCAGGAATTCAAAGGACATACCAGGGGAAGCACGCAGTAATCACTCTTATGTCGGCCATAATTGCTTCATCTCATGACACTTTCTCTAAG actGGAAACTGTAAAATCTTTGTTCTTCCGGAACGTTTTCTAAGAACCACAAGCATGGGAATCCTCACTGGAAAAGGAAGCAATTTGAAGCCAAAATTGGATAAAGC AATTAAATGGATAAAAGAGTTCGGAATCACGGAACAATTGATCCGAAACAAGTTCTCCAACGGGACTAACTGCGTCAAACCACCGACTTCGAACACTGGTTCACAGGGACTGCGAGCGCTCGACATCGTGGATTTCTTTGGTGTCTTCGTCATCTATATTTCCG GCATTCTTCTTTCTGGAGGCGTCTTCGTCGCTGAAGTTATCGTGAAGAAAATGGACTCCCGGGATCACCGTGGCACTGGCAGCTCTTCCCGCGAACTCAGAGGCAAGCCGAAGCGAGACGACACGCTGGCAGAGTCTGCAAGGGAGTGA